tttggatttcaatctccggagcatgctttgtgacttgcaaaaaagatatatcacattctattaactgccactcccaaggaggtagcagcttggctggaggcattaggcagagctcgaggagtgggacatgcatttgatcactaagctccctcacacgtagcgagaaaggctgtcttacggagggacgattatgaaagagtgtagcatatgtcatatcgttaacggtattgaaacatggatgttgagggttagagtggactttcaggaaatatctttggctgatgtatgttctttgaagatggagtgaccactcatttgattctacatacagactttcaatgggacttgttctgaaagcgccagtggatagtcgaattcctaaatggtgaaccggatctagcatctttagcgcgctcggggctgcagactgataaatcacggcgccgtagtccaatcgtgatctaATGAGGCTTTTgtaaagattcatcaaacattttctgtcgctgccccatgttgtatgggataaaatcttcagtaagttcattgtttttaagcatttcaccttgagatactttatgtgtggaataaatgttagtttagagtcaagtatgatacctaagaacttgtgctctttgttcacagggatttgatggccatacatttcgatattgggatctgcaacgagCCCTCTCTTTcatgtgaaaagcacacaagaacttttgttcggattcactttgaatccgttttcgtctgcccacttggacaccttgtttaagccctgctgtacctgtctttcacatactgtaaggttgcaggatttgaagcctatctgtatatcgtctacgtagacggaataaaaaatggctgggggcagtgaacaacgaagtgtattcatcttaacgataaagagagtgcagctaagcacgcctccctggggtacaccagtttcctgcgtaaaaggacgtgacagtgcattaccgacttttacacggaaggtacgatttgacagatagctttcgattatgttcagcatatttccacggatgcccatttccgacaggtctcgcaaaatcccgtaacgccatgccgtgtcataagctttttccatgtcaaggaatatcgataggaaatactgcttatgtacagatgcatcgcggatatttccttcaatgcgcacaaggtgatcagttgttgaccgcccttgtctgaagccacactgatagagatcgagtatattgttgagttcaaggaaatgtacgagtctgcgattaatcattttttcaaagagcttacacagacaattggtgagagctatcggacgataacttgctgctaaggaggggtcttttccctgcttcaggacaggaaccacaatcgcttctttccatgtagattggaggtatcccgcagcccacagagtgttgaaaagtgtaagtagtgtaaattgcgtgttagtatgtaagtttctgatcatgtcatacatgactctgtcaggtcccggtgcagtggttttgcatgtattcaaggcagctctcagctcggcaatactgaaaggccggttatagggttcattctgtctggattttctaattattggcttacattcttctgtttgtttatatttgagaaaggactgagaataatgggttgagctcgagacgctctcaaagtgctccccaagtgagtctgcctgatcttgcagggtatcgcctcgtgggtttaccagagggagtgattgcgcttgtcgccctattatcctaataaccctgttccagactttggcctcatctgtgtacgagttgatgcccgataaaaacttctgccagctttctcttctggcctgtcggcgggttcgcctgccttcggattttacttttttaaagtggataagattttctgcagtgggagaagtgCGTAGCAATCCCCAcgttttgttctgttttttacgtgcgatcctacaatcgtcggtccaccacgggacacgccgtttgcacgacaggccatttacttgtgatatgcatttagatgcggcatctattataaaggctgtaaaatactccacagctgcatcaatttctaacgaggagatgtcatgccatgagataccagtaagagttcgaaatttgtcccaatcagctgtctcaatcttccaccgaggtgcctgtggtggatattcgttttcttgaggtgttcgtattagtatggggaagtgattgcttccgtaagggttctttgtaacttcccattcgagttcgggcagaatagaaggagagactatgctgagatcgattgaagaaaaggttctgttagctagagagtaatatgtgggttccttcttattcagaaggcacgcaccacaagaaaaaaggaactgttcaacaagacgacctcgcgcatctatacgagagtcgccccacagggagctgtgcgcattgaaatccccaagtacaacgtaaggttctggcaattcgtctatgaaggactgaaattcatgtttgcttagtttgtagtgtgggggtatataaatcgaacaaatggtgacgagtttatttaaaagaacagctcgaaccgccactgcttcaaggggcgtttgcagctgtaaacgctgacaggaaatattatgaataaaaatggcaacaccgcctgatgatacgacagcatcatcgcgatctttgcggaacttgacatactgtcggagaaagtttgtgtgttgttttaaatgtgtttcctgtagacacagcacttttggattatgtttttggataagctcttgcacgtcatcaaggttcctaaaaagacctctgacgttccattgaataatttgtgtcgccattttgaaagtaaataagtgctgtgtgtatggaaacggaggtgatgccttaagttacagagctctttcgaggtcctgtaacgggggttctgctctttctggagcgttcgagcgagcctcgccgctccttaggcgcttggtgcgccttgaggataggtgtagcgtccattgcctcttgtgaggcgccggacacgtgctcttgcgagcgagaatttaCCAGCGAGGgccctgccttggagggcaagacccctgcacccaccagcccggaggtcgatggggctccctgggggatttggctgcgccggccgttgccagcgctggaaggggcctctgaggttggggcagcctcggctgcacccaccttcgggttcgatggccccgtctgctgggttggcggagcagcgctagctgcaaccgccgcgggggcagatggcgtagctgccgactcactgactgtgggccggacagccgccggaggccgttgtgacgttgccccctgacgcgtcacatcggcaaagcttttcttgggcaggtatgaaacccgcttgcgtgcctctttgaaggtgatattttccgtgactttaattgtaacaatttccttttctttcttccaggatgggcacgaccgcgagtacgcggcgtgctccccatcacagtttacacagcggagagcgttctcacaagtttcagtggtgtgttctttggcactgcatttagcacaagtttggcggccgcggcagctctgcgagctgtggccaaagcgctggcatttgaaacaacggagtgggtttggcacgtacggcctaacacggagcttgatgtacccggcctcgattgactcgggcagggcacttgaattgaaggtgagcattatgtgtttggtcgcaatctctttaccgtaacgcctcatctttattcttttcacattgacaacattttgctcactaaagccctccaagagctctgcgtgtgtcagctgaagcaaatcatcgtctgagacaacgccgcgggtagtgttcatagtgcggtgcggagtcactgtcacttgaacgtccccaaatgacacgagactgggtagcttttcaaattgtttcagattctggagctccaagaggagatctccacttgccatccttgttgccttgtaaccttgaccaagaaagactttgaaactagaaattgggagattgtgcgtacttgtgtgtctgacttttccgagtgaatcacatgaaatcgtgggaagttggatctttcacgaccaaagaacttgaatacatcttcggtgcgccctcttttctgagggcgatcaaggagGGGTGGGAAGGAATTTGCCATAGGAGAAcctaattttcggcaataacgccagccacccaccatggagcccaacaaggggacgttacagggactgtaaaaacaggtcctgcaaacgccagctgtacgttatcactataaccaaatatgaaataacctaggttggttattcacacaaggttaacccttgctgcctggaaatattggaagtaaacggaagctaggagaagacaggaaagatgaaaaagtaagagaaagacgaaggctggagggagagagagacaggaaaaggcaactaccgatttcccccgggtgggtcagtccgggggtgccgtctacgtgaagcagaggccaaagaggtgtgttgcctccaccggggggccttaaaggtccaaacacccggcatcggctcaacccccaggatccccctttccccggacacggctaagccgcgcacggctacacgcgggagggtcccaccctcgtgtgctcgggtacgtggtgtcgcaacacaccaaacgcctgcttgcgcagacgcccctgcgaagAAGAGATGCGAGAGCCATGCGGGGAACAAGAACATCGGGGGAACGCGTGAAAGTCGAGCGTCCCCACAAACGTCACCAGGAAGCTCTGGCAACGTACGCCAGGGTGGTTCTGGACACACAACACCGGACCAAGCGTATGATATAATAAATGTCATTttctctgcgtggaatggccactggAACGCTGGTACCCGAGCCTCCTTCAGTTCGATGCGCAGCAAGCGGAAGGTGTGTTTGCAGTCGCGGCGCGATTCATTTTTCGTCGTCTCTTCGAACGCACCTACAGCGGTCGGCAACAGCGGGAGAACAGCGCGAAACGGATAGCGAAGGCAAGTCATGTCCTGCGAGGgaagcgacgcacgcaagcggtgCCGAGCAGCACCCAAAGTGGAACACCTCTCCGCCGGTTCCGCTCTGAGCCGACGACGGGGTCGCTTTGGAAATGATTGGCAGAAGCGTGACGTGTTTCAGAATGCGCGGTACCGCTCGGCTGTCTCGGACGGCCGCTGGCGAAAGCGCGATTCTAACCAACCACGCAGAGGCAAGCGAGCGGTTGGCTTTCCGAACCCTTACGAGACCGTGCCACCGGCTATCACTTTGTCAACTGATTAGCAATGTTCCTGCACTAATGAAGTGCACAATGGAGCATTTCAAAGTGTAAACTACATGCAGTTAGTGTTTTCCTTAGTATGTATTTAAAGTCATATAACCAGATACGCATCGTGTGACAGACGTAAACAGCACAACCACAAAGGACAGCAGCTGCTCTATACTGACGAAAAGCGAACACATTCTGCAATGACCTTATCTATCGTGACTTCTTAAAAGACATGCGGCTCCATCGCGCAACAACGAAATGTAAGCTTCATGTATTCGACAAATTTAATAAGGAAGTTATTCTCTGTACTGGTCCTGTACTGTACTTCGCTGTCATAGCTATGTCTCATGTTCGCACAAAGCCTCCGGACAACCTGACACGTGTCGGCTCCACCTGTGATGTCTGCTATGTGCCCATTTAATCTTACAAATTCCAACGTATAATTTTCCATAGTCTGTGTTCAATGTCTCGAAATTTTAATTTAGGCTCTGGAAAGTTACCGCAAAGCCCATAGCAGCAGTTTTGATAAACTGTAGCGAATGTTAAGCTATGTGGGTAGTTTAGAAAACCAATCACAAATGAATTGATTACAACACTAAATGAGTTTTAATTCTAATAACATTTCACCATATTTTGGTGCGGTAGTTTCCTGCTCTATAGCAAGAAATAGAAGTGGCCAAATTCTAGTTTCCATTGACATGGAATGGGGACTGAGCTTTTAGGGGTTAATTGCAGGATTGCACCACTACCGGATCACGCAGTCATAATCGGCTTTACTTCCTAGCGTACGAGACATTCACGCTTACACGTACCCATTTACTCCACTCACACTTGCTatcaaatgaaaagaaaaagaaacactacaaAATCGGGCTTTACCTCAAAATGACCATTACTGTGGAAAAGTCAGCTTTCAAGGCTACTCCAACGCATGCGCCGACATCTTCGAAAGAGCTTCGAGCTTTGCATGTGGCAGATTATATTGTAATCGCACTGCCGAATTTACTCATTGATTCTCTATAGCACTCGAATATTGCACGGATTTCATTTGTATTTATTCCTCACACTAACACAACTGGCATTCATATTTTGGTTTGTGTTACAGGAAGACCACAATCCCCTAATTCAAAAGGTCTAGCCAATAGAATAGACTGTTATAGCTACCTGCGTGCAGAGCCTCTTGCTCTGCTAGTTCCACGATACAGGAAACATAACAAGCATGTAGGCCAATTTATTTATGTCCGTCGTGGCCGCTGCATTTAGAGCACTGCAATGGGTACGTTGCAAATATCGGCGTGCTTTGGCGTCTTCGCCAGACGTCGCCATTAAGGACACTAGCGGAGCAGCGGGGGGGCAAACCATGTCAGTCACGCATGGTGAACCATGGCGGACCAAATATTATTTGAATTTTTACACTATATAAAATCTGAAGCTGATACAGCGACAAAAGGCAACGAGTGCCTGACAGCAGTCCTTGATCCCGCACAGTCGCAATACTACAGCGCATATAAAACTATACATTTGCTACAATTTGAATAATTTTGAATGATGTATAAGTCTACAGCAAAAATTTACCGCTAGTTAACGAAGTGCAGTCAATATAAAGGACTCGTAATATtcacaagaaaggaaagaagaaaacgacAGCAGATGTTTAAACCAATTTCCAGATAAACTGTTTCTTTCGAGAAGTTGAAGTAAGATTCAGTTTCGTGTAATTGCACTTTAAGAAGTCGCCCGCATATGACGGTTCCGTTCGAAACTTTGCCCGCATGTTACGCTTTCGAGCACTTATTGTTAGCAATTTTTAAAAGCCAGTAATTGATAAACAGACATAATTTACTTCACCAGAACACTAACCATAGCCTTCCTTGGTATCATTTGCTAGATCTGATCATGGTTTCGTGTCCAATTCTCCCGGTGTAGCGGGAACAATTCTATTTTGTTCGTAAGACACATTGATTAAGCTCCGgatcgcttgcatgcgtaattcaCTGCAAATGTCGTAATTTGTCCCCTCACTTTGAACTTGCACATTGCCCATGACGCGCTCCTTACTTTAGCTAAATGTAACTATATAAGGTACCTTGGTTATTTCACCGAGGAGCTCGGAGAAACCAACTACGTACCTCTTATGACGCACGAATATAGGGGGGAAAATTTAGGGTTCAGTAATTATATTCAACGCTTCTAACTGGACCAGGAACGTAAAGCTTTTGTCTGCCATGGCACTTACCATGACCACCTCTCCCATTTTCACGAAATATAAACATGTTGCAGCCTACAGCTATGTCGGGAGAATGGGTAGCGTAGCTGACAGCGGCCGTACCACACGTTCTCAAACTTGATTAggacatcttttctttttttttccctaaaGGCTGCGTTTGATCCAACTCACTTAACTCCACCCATAGATTGTTCGTACCGTGCCACCCACTTTCGCTAAATTTCATCTCGGTGACACTTGTAGTTCTGCCAGGGCAACGGGCTAAATTATTTTCGTTCTTAGACACACTAATAACGCTCTAGAGCGCtggcatacgtaatttattgccacAACGCCAATTACCCACCCACAACACGTCGCCCAATACCTCTCCTTACTGTCACGAAACATGAAGAAGCTGCCTTGTTTAGTTCACTGAAGACACGTACCAGTCGAATCCAATATGGACATTTAGTGCTGGAACATTTTGAAGGACAATGCGTAATAAGTAACGTAGGAAGAACGTTTCAAGACACCGGCACGATGATTAGACACGTTCATATGATAACCATTCCCGCGGTGTTTGAGCAATCGCAGCACCAGAAGTGCTTCTAGCAATTTTGACAATTCAGCGGCTTTTTACCACAGCCACTGCAGTGCGTCTTTCGCACGAGCAGCAGCGACACAGCGTTGGCTCTGCTCGGTAGTTGTACACGCAAGGGCTAAGTAACTTTGACAATTATTCTCACCTGCAAAATACGTAAGGACTGCGCTCGGTTGCAGGCTGTCACGTTGTGGATGCTACGATGGCTGCGGAACCCTCAGGTGGGCGGCCGGGGTGCGTCTTAACGAGATGCGCCGACACCACATGGAACGCTCATGTGGttggtgtatagctcaggcacAAAAAATACAGCGCACATCTATGATGCGATGCGCATCACCCTGACAAAGGTAATCCGGGTGGGACGCACTAAGTTTATCAACAACCGAACACCGCGCAGGCGCCGCCGTCAAAACCGTTTCACCCCCACCTCTCCGCGCGTTATTTCTGGTCGAGCCACTTCGATCCGTGCCCACAATAATATACTTAGGCATGGTAAAAGCAGCGCAAAAAGTAACGGCAACACAAGACAGGGGACAGGACAGGCGCTGATGACGCTGTCCGCATCTCGTCTTGGCCTACGCACAAGCCCCACCATTAGGCCGAAGAAATCAGCAGTAATTCCATACGTTGACGTTGGCTTACGATTGCCAAGGGTATGTTGTTTTTTCAGCTCCGGGACAAAGTCGGGAGAGCCTGTGCCGcagtagaaagaagaaaaaaatacaggccCATCACGGAGGAACATGTGCTCTGTTAACCATGGTAACCGATTTGTTACCTGCGCTTGTGGCGTCGTTTATAACATCCCACTATCGTGTGGAAGAACGTGCACTGTACAGACTGGCGCCTGACTTAACGAAATGTTACGCCAGCAGAACAACAATTTAAAGGGCGCCCTTTAAATTGCGATGAAGGTGTGCGCACACCTTCGTCACAACTGTCAGCACATTGTCGTTCATGTGGCTGTAAACTGTTTTTTGAAAGAACGCATGCCATTTTCAGGTACgtggaccaaaaaaaaaagcgcgtgaAATCATTGACGCTCTCCCCACAAAGAAAAAACAATGGACATTGCATTTCTGTCCCATCTGTCAATCTGCACGATTGCGAAACCAGCCTTCTCAAGGACGTGGAAAAAATACGAGCATAGCGTGAGGGTGCGCACGCAGAAGGACTGTTTTGTGTTTACACTCCTTCCCACGTGCGCAACAAACCAGTCGGTTGTTAAGCAGTGCCTGTCATGCGTATTTCTCTGTCTTGCGTTGCCGTTATTTTTGCGCTGTTTCTACCACGAAGATCAACCAGGCTCGCCCAGTTTAACACACTATTGCTCAGGCAGTTTTCCTATACGACGATAAAAATGGTGGCAGAAATAATTCAAGACGATTATCACTGTCAACTTAACATGTTTGTTAAGCTACCTACTGCATATCCCCGTGCCACCCGTGAATCGCGAAACCTTACGTTCACGCCAGCCGGCACACGAAGTGGCCATCTCACTGCCAGCAACAATGCCGAATGACACCGTGACACAGTATGCGTACTTGTATACAAGCCCTTCTAAGTACTGCACCCCAGTTGAATCGGCTGCAACTTAATTGCGATGGCTAGCCAGCATGCGGCCGCGCTCGACGCGGAGGTGTCCGTTGCGGATGGGGCGCTGTCACTGTGTTATAACTTGTGTCACCTTCGCAAAAGGGGTATGCCTACCTGTGCCGCAAAATGAACCTGCTTGCACTCCAGGGAGTACGAGCTCAGGCCCTGCCTCGGTCTCCCGAAGTATGCGCCTACAGCGGCAAGGGCCGTCTTAGCGCGAGATCGCCCTACGTCAACGCACGTAGCCACCAACGCTCTCCGGGCGCATGTTTCCCGGATATACCTTCTCGCCATTCTGTCTCTTTGCCTACGGTAAGGCCGCACGCAACTTTCAGTCTCAGTTTCAGTTCAGCTTTCAACTGAACTCGCAGCCCTCCATGCGGTTCTTCATTTTATTAATTAGGAGCCACCCAAaccatggtcaatcttctgtgattccaagacCACCCTCCAGAGTTTACTCCCCGCAATACGTCACGGATCTCGTGACCGGCTCGTCACAGATATCAGATAAGTCCACCGTTAAGCACTTGACAAAGGACACGATATACTATtacagtggttgcctagtcactgcgGTATTCACGGAAATGATCAAGCGGACTCAGCTGTCCCATCTGCCCACGACTGCGTCAGCTGTGTTGCCATCTCTCTTTCGAGatccgacgcagcgaaaaaaactTAAGTGGAATTCGTCCGATTTTACAAGCGCACGTCTCACAATGCCGAAGTTGTTTGTCCGGCCACGTATTCAGTGACCCATGTTGCCGGCTCAGGGTGACAGCAACCTTGAAAGCATATACCTTCTATAATCAGTGTAGCTTCAAAAGTGTCTGCTCGTGATTTCTCCAGTTTTGATTACGTTTGTCTTGCAATGTACACGTGTCCCATGACGTTTTGAGGAGTAAAATTACGGCTGTAGAAATGTAAATAAACGTATTGCCGGAATTGGCTCTGTGTTTTGTTTAATGTGCATGTCTGCGTGTCCATTGTTCTGCCTGCCATACAATAAAGCAGAGGGAATAAAGACGTTAGTTGGGACTGTAGCACTCTCTCGTGTCACCTCCCTTTTTTTCCTTCCAAATGTTTTGCATTACTTTCGTCATGTCACACCTGAGGTTATTGAACGCACACCTAATTGGCACGCTGCACGAgcgttttaattttattttactatcgtaatattttttttcctcttctgcaCCAATcgcaatgcggccaccgcggccggcaatcgaacccgcgacctcgtgctcagcagcagaattccacagccactgagccagcGCGGCGAGCAGTATGCTCTCAGAACAAGCATTCAAAGACGTTCGCTTTCAGCACATACACTCCATGGCTTTACTGTAGAACAAGAAGGAGATAAAGAAAGGGGAGAATGGGGATGAAAGAAACAAGAGCAAAGGAATGCATGGTGAAAGAGTCCGTCGCTTGGTTCTCACGGGCCAATGTCCGCTTCGTCCTCCACCTGGCCAAACTCGAGGTTGTGCAGAACCCGCAGCATCTTCATTTTGGCCAAGTTGCGCTCCCTGGGCAGGAGCCGCTTGAGCTGCGCCGACAGGCTCAGGCAGAACAGCTCGTCGGGGTCTCCGGCGCGCTCCTGCAGAGCGGCGCCGCCGCCGTCCTGGTGGTGCGGCAGGATGGCCACCGGCTGCTGCGGGAGCGGCGCCCAATTGTTGGCGGCTTCCTCGGGCCCCGATGCCTCGCGGGGGTCGCCGTCAGGCACCTCGCTCTTGACGGGAGGCATCGGTAGGGCACGCAGTGAACAGCGCCTCCTGGAGAGCGCGAAGGGGCAGTTGAGATTTGTACTGAGTGAGTGTAGTAATCAGCAGTATAGTATAGTAGCAGCAGTGATCCTCGGGCAACGACCGTTGCATCCGTCTCCGCCGCGCAACGACGACTCCGACTGCCCTCTCTTAAGGTCATCACCTCATGTGCATGCGACTGCGCGAGGAGGACAGGTCTCCTATACGTAAGTCCTCATCATCACACAAGCATACATGCACCTATAATAACACCGAAACTACGGATTCCTTGTAACTGTAACTACAACCCATACCTGATGCCAGCGAGTCTGTCAGTGCGTTACCAAACGGTATATCCACAACATCTGCACTGTTTCACTAAGTGAAACTGAAGGAAGTTACCAAGAAATTCCACATTTGCCAAGAAATACATATGCTAAACAAGCTGTCGCACTTCAGCATTAAAGTGAATTGATTCAGGTATATGGCCGGAGTCTGTTTAACAACCTGGTCGGCCAAATGGCTCACACACCATTATTGCCTGACACCCTCCCAGGCTCGCTTACTCCAAAGCTCTTCTGCAAACAGGAGTTGATTCTTCGATGGGACACAAATGCACTTATACCCCTATGTGAATCTTTGCATTAGGCATTGCCTGGGATATTATTtaccttagtgaggttagaagaactgctgGGGCTTCTGCAGTGCTAACTAACTGCCACGTCCTCTGCTCCAGAGCTCTTCCAGATAAAAgagaatacggggtaggattccctatccataaggacatagc
The nucleotide sequence above comes from Dermacentor andersoni chromosome 10, qqDerAnde1_hic_scaffold, whole genome shotgun sequence. Encoded proteins:
- the LOC126545138 gene encoding uncharacterized protein isoform X2; the encoded protein is MLRMASFNERLVHEVKKHKQLWDQHSKLHKEAGFREAAWLDIATALAVSVEECQTRWRTIRDTYLKRKKRRRSDAKGQWNVLDRELSFLDEFLRPRTRRCSLRALPMPPVKSEVPDGDPREASGPEEAANNWAPLPQQPVAILPHHQDGGGAALQERAGDPDELFCLSLSAQLKRLLPRERNLAKMKMLRVLHNLEFGQVEDEADIGP
- the LOC126545138 gene encoding uncharacterized protein isoform X1 — encoded protein: MCSVPQCTNHAILGKVSLHHFPKKKKPRTLRAIKLRIGKQVSEEMVVCSEHFNEDFFWGHLVEECQTRWRTIRDTYLKRKKRRRSDAKGQWNVLDRELSFLDEFLRPRTRRCSLRALPMPPVKSEVPDGDPREASGPEEAANNWAPLPQQPVAILPHHQDGGGAALQERAGDPDELFCLSLSAQLKRLLPRERNLAKMKMLRVLHNLEFGQVEDEADIGP